The Methanohalophilus portucalensis genome window below encodes:
- a CDS encoding nucleoside 2-deoxyribosyltransferase — MKVFLSGSIRGGRQNLPVYQQMVQIVESQGHDVASLHVADPHVEENEAGMSESEIFERDMHLLDGCDCMVAEVSLASTGVGYEVCSALNLGIPVQCVYREGSTVSAMLLGNTNHLILLDAYREAKDLEALIPSFLDFVSGEDQVE, encoded by the coding sequence ATGAAAGTATTCCTGTCAGGTTCTATCAGGGGAGGCAGGCAAAACCTCCCGGTTTATCAGCAAATGGTCCAGATTGTAGAAAGTCAAGGGCATGATGTGGCCAGCCTGCATGTGGCTGACCCACATGTTGAAGAAAACGAAGCAGGCATGTCCGAATCCGAAATTTTTGAAAGGGATATGCACCTGCTTGATGGCTGTGACTGCATGGTTGCGGAGGTTTCTCTTGCCTCCACAGGTGTTGGCTATGAGGTATGCTCTGCCCTGAACCTCGGTATTCCGGTACAATGTGTTTACCGCGAGGGTTCAACAGTTTCTGCAATGCTGCTGGGAAACACCAACCACCTGATCCTCCTGGATGCCTACCGTGAAGCAAAAGATCTTGAAGCCCTCATCCCGTCGTTTTTGGATTTTGTGAGCGGTGAAGATCAGGTGGAATGA
- a CDS encoding pro-sigmaK processing inhibitor BofA family protein, whose product MVGSEIILVLVAIIVALMIYKVLKTVKGLIVNTILGLAIIVGANIVFGLGIAYSAVVILTCAIGGPIGALLVILLNHLGIFF is encoded by the coding sequence ATGGTAGGATCAGAAATAATTCTCGTTCTTGTAGCTATTATTGTAGCTCTCATGATCTATAAGGTTCTCAAGACCGTAAAAGGGCTCATAGTTAACACCATTCTCGGCCTTGCCATAATCGTGGGAGCGAACATCGTTTTCGGATTGGGTATAGCTTACTCGGCCGTGGTAATCCTGACATGTGCTATTGGAGGGCCCATCGGGGCCTTACTGGTTATCCTGCTCAACCATCTGGGAATTTTCTTCTGA